A stretch of DNA from Brevibacillus ruminantium:
TAAAAGGCTGCTCTCGCTGCTCGCGCGGACTTGCTCCGTCGAGCACGCTAAGTGAGCGCTGAATCCCCTCGATGGACCGCTGCAGCAAAATCCGTTCCTGCACCTTTTGCAGCACGCTCAAGACTTCCAGTCGATTGATCGGTTTGATGATGTAATACTCAATACCGAGCGAGTACGCTTCTGCGATCATTTCCTTGGATTCGATCTGCGAAATCATCACAATCCGCCCATCGAAGTCCTGAAGCTGCCGAATCGTTTCAATCCCGTCCCGATTCGGCATCAACAGATCGATCAGCAGGATGTCTACCTTTTTCAACTGTAGATAATCCGTGTCGATTTGCGATCCGTCCTCTGCTTCTCCCGCAATTTCGCCGAGGTCGGCATCTTCAATGATCTGAGCAAGCATGGAGCGCACTGCCTGATCATCATCTGTAATGAAGTACCGCATATTATCAACCTTTCTGGACAAGATTTTCGATGGGCAAACGAATCCGGAAGACGGTATTGTACCCGTCTGTATCGTCCATGAGATCAACCTGCCCCTGCAGGTTTTCCACGACCTCTTTTACATAGCAAAGCCCGATTCCTGTGGACGGATCACCAGATACGTCGTACTTGGTCGTAAAGCCGGGCATGAAGAGCAGCTCCCGATCCTTGAAGGCTACACCCGGTCCGTCATCCTTCACCGTAAAGAGAAAGAACCTTTCTTCCTCCAGCGTCACCGTAATGACCACTGTTCCGCGTTCGCGGATCGCTTCTACCGCATTGGCCACCAAATTATTGACCAGAGACAGGGTCGTAAAAATATGGCAGCCCAGATAAGGGGTGTCCACCTGATACGTAAAGCTGATGTCTTTCCTCAGTAGCTTGGCGTATTTCTCATTGGCTCGCACGACCACCTTCATCAGTTCGCCCAGTGTCATGTAATCCCGGTCATTCTCATCTGAAATGAGTTTCGACAGCCCCGCAAAAATCCGCTGATTGTCCTTTTTTACCTCATGGACCTGTCCGGCAATCCGCAGGGCTCGCTTGGCATAATGGCTGTTTTCCCCATCACCTGGCTCCTGTTCTTTCAACTCGCGATAGAGCTCATAGCAATCCCGAGTGATATCCTCCACGTCCCGCAGCGTTTTTTTCAAATGAATCGACTCTTCGTACAAATTGGAAACCAAAATGAGCATGTGTTCATTTCGCGTCCGCTGCTGCTCCTCCATCCACTTGGCCTGGCGCAACTGGATCATGTTGAAAAAACTGAGTACGAAGAAACTGCGGATCAGCGCAATCACCGCAACGGAACTAATTACCTCCCATTGAAACACGGCATGCCAGTGCGGGGAGCGGAACCATAGTTCAACCAGATTAGCGGCAATTTCTGCGATCGTGGCGAGAAAGCCGACGAGCAAAGGAAGCTGGTGAAACTGATTGACGCGAAAAAGCGAAAAAATAATCGAGAATGTCCCGTAAAAGACAAAAGCCGGGAGGTGCAGCTTGATTGAGGTCATCAGGTGAAAGGAGTCAAAGGAGAGCCAATCAAGACCAAGCCGGAATAGCACAACGGCAAGTCCTGTCAGCAGGCCTGTCAAATAGGCCGGAATTTTCCTCAACCATAGCAAGAAAAAGAAAAAAGCCGTCGTTCCAAAACTGATTCGAAAGTCATCTTGAAACGGATGAAATTTCAATTCTCCAGCGATGGGAACGGCTATGAGCATCACCAACAAAATGTATAAATTTTCTCTCATAATCGACCGCTTTCTTTGTCGAAAGGTTATAGATACTTATTTTACTATATTTTTCTATAGTTTTTTGTAGTTTTTTATAGGTATGCGCTTACACTGCTAGATGGTAGTTCCTTTGACCTCGCATAAAAGTTGGATATTTGCGAATAAGGGTACTACAGGAAATCTACAGAAAAATCTTTTAAGGGGGAAAATTACATGAAAAAACGCAGTCTCCTTCTTTCACTGACACTGCTTTTGACTGCTTCGCTGGTAACAGCCTGTGGCGGCGGTTCCCAAGGCGGCGGTGGAGCAGCCGGAAGCAATGATCCTTCTCAGTTGATCATCGCAACAGGCGGTACGGGCGGAACCTACTATCCGCTTGGCGGCGGTATGGCTGACCTGATCGGCAAAAATGCCGGCGTAACCGCAACCGCGCAGGCAACGGGCGCTTCGGCAGAAAACATCCGTCTGATTCGTGACAAGAAGGCTGATATCGCTTTCACACAAAGTGACATCGCTGATTACGCCAGCAAAGGCCAAAATATGTTTGAACAAGACGGGAAAATCGACGCATTCCAAGCCATGGGCTCACTCTACAATGAGACCATTCAAATCGTTGTCTCCGGCGACAGCAATATCAACAGCGTAGCTGACCTGAAAGGCAAGCGCGTTTCTGTAGGCGCTCCTGGTAGCGGTACGGAGATGAATGCTCAGCAAATCCTGGAAGCATACGGTCTGACATTTGACGATCTGCAATTGCAACGACTCTCTTTCGCAGACTCTGCAAAAGCGATCCAAGACAACAAGCTGGATGCTGCCTTCCAAACAGCCGGTACGCCAACTGCAGCGATTACCGAGCTGGCTGCAACCAAAGGCGTGAAAATCATTCCGGTGGATGCAGACAAGATCGACGCGCTGATCGCCAAATATCCGTTCTATGTAAAAACTACCATTCCGGCTAACACCTATTCGACTGTTCCGGAAGAAATCAATACCGTTTCCGTAAAAGCCATGCTCGTAATCCGCGCTGACCTGAGCGAAGATTTGGTATACAAAGCGACCAAGGCTATTTTTGAAAACACAGACAAACTGGGTCATGCCAAAGCAAAAGAAATCACGATTGAAGAAGGACTCGCCGGTGTGAGCTTGCCTGTACACCCGGGTGCAAAGAAATTCTTTGAAGAAAAAGGCGTAAAGTAAATCCCTATGTTTCAGGGAAAACCAGCAGGAAGCGGGAAAGGGCGGACCTCGTTCCGCCTTTTCTCCTTACTTCTGTTCATCACTGTCCTAACTTTTCTATTCATCCCCCTCTCCCCTGCTCTGGTCATCCGGGACAACGAGACAAACCGGATCGTCTGGAGCAATCGAATGGAAGAAAACGGAACTTTCAAGCTGCGCTGGACTCATTCTATTCACCGTACACCCGTAGAAGAGACATACCTCGTCCGCAACGGGCAACTTCTTCTTTCTGAATTGGCTTTTCAGGACTATGGAATCGGCATGGAAAGCGAGCTGGCTCCTGGAGAAAAACTGATCAGCCAGAATGGTCAATTTCGCATTGTCAATATGAACCGTGTATTCCCTGCCTTGCACCTGTTTATCGGTCAGGTGAGGGCTAAACATACACTGCTTTTCGCTGGAGAGGAGATACCGCTCGCAAGCGTCGACAGGCCGGGGGCGGCCGTTACCATTCAAGTAGAGAAGCGATCCATTTTGAATGAGATTGGAGGGTACTAGATGAGCACACAAAACATGAGTCAGCAAGAGATGGATCAGCTAATCGCTCAGTACGACAAGGAATCTGCCGTACGGCAATTTATCGGCCCGATGAAATGGATCACATTTTGTCTGTTGGTATTGTTCACTGTTTATCAGCTAGTCAGCACCATTTTCTTTGCCCTGCCGCCACAGATTCATCGCCCGATTCACTTGGCTTTCGGTCTGGGACTGATCTTCTTGATGTATCCGCTCAGCACCAAAAAGAATAACCACAAAATTGGCATTTTCGGCATCATTCTGGCGATATTCGCATTCCTGTTGCCGCTCTACTGGGTCTATGACTATGAGGGACTGGTCGTCCGAACAGGAAACTATACCGGACTTGATCTGGTAGTCGGCGGCATCGCTATCTTGCTGGTTCTGGAAGCAGCCCGCCGCGTAGTGGGGTTGCCGATCACGATTATTGCTTCCCTCTTCCTGTTGTATACGTACTTTGGACCGTGGATGCCGGGATTCCTGACACACCGCGGCAATGACGTCGACCGAATTATCGGTCACTCGTTCTTTACGCTGGAAGGGATTCTGGGTACACCGCTGGGTGTATCATCCACATTTATCTTCCTGTTTATTTTGTTTGGAGCGTTTCTTGAAAAAACAGGGGTTGGCCAGTATTTCAACGACCTGGCCCTGGTTGTAGCAGGACGCCGTATCGGGGGACCTGCAAAAGTAGCGGTTTTCTCCAGCGCGCTGCAGGGTACGATCAGCGGCAGCTCTGTCGCCAACGTGGTTACATCCGGCTCCTTCACCATTCCAATGATGAAACGCCTGGGTTACCGAAAGGAATTCGCAGGTGCGGTAGAAGCCGCTGCATCGACCGGTGGACAAATCATGCCGCCAATCATGGGGGCAGCCGCCTTCCTGATGTCCGAGTTTTTGAACAAGCCGTATATCGAGATTGCCAAAGCGGCAACACTGCCGGCCCTTCTCTATTTTACCGGGGTGTGGATTATGACGCATCTGGAGGCCAAGCGGATGGGATTGCGCGGCCTGAAAAAAGAAGAATTGCCGGATAAAAAAGAAGTGCTGAAACGGATTTATCTGCTTCTGCCGATCTTTGTGATTATCTTTACGCTGCTGAGCGGCGTTTCCCCTGAAATGTCTGCCATTGTCGGGATTGCTTCGACCATCGTCGTCGGCGCCTTCCGCAAAGAGACGCGCATGTCTTTTGTTGATATCATGGAAGCCTTCGCTTCCGGTGCTCGAACTGCATTGGGCGTGGTTGCCGCTACCGCTTGTGCGGGTATTATCGTCGGCACCGTCACGCTCACCGGTATCGGCCTTAAACTGGCAAATGGCCTGATCGATATGGCAGGAGGCATTCTGTTCCTGACGCTGTTCTTTACCATGATCGCTTCGCTGATCCTGGGGATGGGTACGCCTACGACTGCAAACTACATTATTACGTCTACGATTGCCGCACCTGCCCTGGTTCAAATGGGAGTGCCTGATCTGGCGGCCCACATGTTTACGTTCTATTTTGGTATCGTCGCGGATATTACGCCGCCTGTCGCCTTAGCGGCCTTTGCCGCCTCGGGGATAGC
This window harbors:
- a CDS encoding sensor histidine kinase; the encoded protein is MRENLYILLVMLIAVPIAGELKFHPFQDDFRISFGTTAFFFFLLWLRKIPAYLTGLLTGLAVVLFRLGLDWLSFDSFHLMTSIKLHLPAFVFYGTFSIIFSLFRVNQFHQLPLLVGFLATIAEIAANLVELWFRSPHWHAVFQWEVISSVAVIALIRSFFVLSFFNMIQLRQAKWMEEQQRTRNEHMLILVSNLYEESIHLKKTLRDVEDITRDCYELYRELKEQEPGDGENSHYAKRALRIAGQVHEVKKDNQRIFAGLSKLISDENDRDYMTLGELMKVVVRANEKYAKLLRKDISFTYQVDTPYLGCHIFTTLSLVNNLVANAVEAIRERGTVVITVTLEEERFFLFTVKDDGPGVAFKDRELLFMPGFTTKYDVSGDPSTGIGLCYVKEVVENLQGQVDLMDDTDGYNTVFRIRLPIENLVQKG
- a CDS encoding TAXI family TRAP transporter solute-binding subunit: MKKRSLLLSLTLLLTASLVTACGGGSQGGGGAAGSNDPSQLIIATGGTGGTYYPLGGGMADLIGKNAGVTATAQATGASAENIRLIRDKKADIAFTQSDIADYASKGQNMFEQDGKIDAFQAMGSLYNETIQIVVSGDSNINSVADLKGKRVSVGAPGSGTEMNAQQILEAYGLTFDDLQLQRLSFADSAKAIQDNKLDAAFQTAGTPTAAITELAATKGVKIIPVDADKIDALIAKYPFYVKTTIPANTYSTVPEEINTVSVKAMLVIRADLSEDLVYKATKAIFENTDKLGHAKAKEITIEEGLAGVSLPVHPGAKKFFEEKGVK
- a CDS encoding TRAP transporter permease, which produces MSTQNMSQQEMDQLIAQYDKESAVRQFIGPMKWITFCLLVLFTVYQLVSTIFFALPPQIHRPIHLAFGLGLIFLMYPLSTKKNNHKIGIFGIILAIFAFLLPLYWVYDYEGLVVRTGNYTGLDLVVGGIAILLVLEAARRVVGLPITIIASLFLLYTYFGPWMPGFLTHRGNDVDRIIGHSFFTLEGILGTPLGVSSTFIFLFILFGAFLEKTGVGQYFNDLALVVAGRRIGGPAKVAVFSSALQGTISGSSVANVVTSGSFTIPMMKRLGYRKEFAGAVEAAASTGGQIMPPIMGAAAFLMSEFLNKPYIEIAKAATLPALLYFTGVWIMTHLEAKRMGLRGLKKEELPDKKEVLKRIYLLLPIFVIIFTLLSGVSPEMSAIVGIASTIVVGAFRKETRMSFVDIMEAFASGARTALGVVAATACAGIIVGTVTLTGIGLKLANGLIDMAGGILFLTLFFTMIASLILGMGTPTTANYIITSTIAAPALVQMGVPDLAAHMFTFYFGIVADITPPVALAAFAASGIAKSKPMQTGVQSTKLAIAAFMAPYIFVVSPQLLLIDTTFMESLLVMITSVLGMIGVGAGIIGHWMSKLNPLERLLAATGGILAVIPGLLTDVIGLALLAVIFAISYYKGKKVEPAASI
- a CDS encoding DUF1850 domain-containing protein, yielding MFQGKPAGSGKGRTSFRLFSLLLFITVLTFLFIPLSPALVIRDNETNRIVWSNRMEENGTFKLRWTHSIHRTPVEETYLVRNGQLLLSELAFQDYGIGMESELAPGEKLISQNGQFRIVNMNRVFPALHLFIGQVRAKHTLLFAGEEIPLASVDRPGAAVTIQVEKRSILNEIGGY